GAGGATTGCCAGAACAAGAGAAAAGGTAATGTTCGTTTGGTTTTTAATCATTGCTAATGCTTAACCGGACTTTGCTTAAAAGTTGCAAACCCCAAAAAACAACTATGGACAGCAGAACATTATAGCCAAATCCAAACAGCGATTTTGCTAAGAGCGGACTGGCAAAACTGAAAGTTACTCCGTAAACAAGCAATTGAATGATAGAAAACAGCAAATTGATAATTGCAATTGTAAGCATTTTGGCTACAACGCTTTCTACTTCAAAGGGCTTGCGAAATTCGTTAATCGCTAATGCCAGCAAACAAAACACAAAAGCATAAAAGCCAAAAGTCATCGGATTAACCGTATCCAACATCAGTCCTATTAAAAAAACCAAAACTAAAGCCAGGTCTCGGGGACGAGTCCACACGATATAAATCAGCCAGGGAATAAGAATATTGGGAATAACGCTCCAGATTGCTAAAGCAGGCATCACCAGAATTTGGAGATATAAAAACAACAAACCCAGAATAAAACTCCAAATTCCTTTCCCAATCATCAGTCAGTCACTCTCCGCACAATGCAAAAAGGGGTAAGCTCGTCTCCCTGACCCTGAGGATTATCTTTCATCACCGTTTCTATAAAGTGTTTGCTGACCCCCGGGCTTCCTCCAATCATCCAACAACCACCAATATCATTAATATCCATCACGGCAAATTCATAACCAAAGCGGGAATGCAATTCTGCACATACTTTCTCGGGATACAGCGGACCTTTGATAACTGTATCGGTATATGGAGGCACGGGAGAAGTAGTTGCAGCATCAATTAACGCTGCCTGCATTCCTGCCACTTTATAAAAGGCACCCTTCCGCTTAAGAAGTTTACCTACTGCACCAATAAAAGCGGCAAACAGAATGCGCGGCACTCCTGTTTCTTCAATGGCACATTGCATACTTGTTGGAGCTCCTAAACCAATGCCATAAGGGACTTTGGCTACAAAATGACTAAGCAGTTTTGCCAGCGGCGTCACCTTAATTTCCGTAACGGGAATGGCACGACCCTGAGTAATAGCCAAAGGGCTTTCGCTGATAGTTAAAATATCTCCCGGTTGCATCAAAGGCAAAGCATAATTGCTAATAACTACGCCAATGTCATCCTGCGGGGTTAGAATTCCGGTTTTAACAGGAATGCGTTCAAATTTTACACCCCCGACTGTAATAATTGGTTCCGTCTGTTTACTGTGACTCATTTTTTACTGCCTTTTTCAGGATAAAGATATGTTCCAGGTTTTCCACCAAAGTGAAGGGTGAGATATCTGCACTCACAAATAAGTTATCCTGCGATTCCCGAATGCGTTTTATGCTTCCTACCGGATAGGATTTTGGAAAGAGACGCGAAAGATTGGAAGTTACAATTGTATCCCCAACGGCAATATCAGAACCAAGCTTAATTAAATTCATTGAAATGGTTCCACTAATGTCGGATTGTAAAATGCCCTGCACGGAGGTGCGGGAATCCATTACCGGCAATTGAAAACGGGGATTGGAAAACGGCAGGACTATGGAATGATCTGCTGCCACCTGAATAATTTTGCCCACAATGCCATCTGCCGAAATTACAGGCGCATCCTGT
This genomic interval from Candidatus Cloacimonas sp. contains the following:
- the mreC gene encoding rod shape-determining protein MreC, translated to MLKKNLVPLILIVLSLFMLIGSNESRVKKAGWMSNTVFLPFTRSLKAVETRQELKQEVFSLSKKLAETTLENLSLQNKLKQYTGAFAITLDIGEVEIVQAEIIGISGQYQELNLIVDKGIGSGIQQDAPVISADGIVGKIIQVAADHSIVLPFSNPRFQLPVMDSRTSVQGILQSDISGTISMNLIKLGSDIAVGDTIVTSNLSRLFPKSYPVGSIKRIRESQDNLFVSADISPFTLVENLEHIFILKKAVKNESQ
- the mreD gene encoding rod shape-determining protein MreD, translating into MIGKGIWSFILGLLFLYLQILVMPALAIWSVIPNILIPWLIYIVWTRPRDLALVLVFLIGLMLDTVNPMTFGFYAFVFCLLALAINEFRKPFEVESVVAKMLTIAIINLLFSIIQLLVYGVTFSFASPLLAKSLFGFGYNVLLSIVVFWGLQLLSKVRLSISND